The Pirellulales bacterium genomic interval ATCCACACGAAATGGTACTTCAGGTCGAAGCGACTATGCGAACCAGTCCGGTACTTTTCCATCACCCGATCATAGCAAACCGAAAAACCTCAAGGGTTCGCCTGACGGCGAGGGATTTAGACCCATCGCATGGACATTAACCCGCGCCATGGCACGATGAGCCGTAAAATCTGGGCTACGGCGACGCTCGATCGCAGACGCCCACCTAGGGGGTGGCAAAGCGCGTTCCGGAGCGCGGTATGCTCTGCTGCGACGGTTCGAGTGTCGGCGGCAGATCGAGCCACTCGCGCCCGGCCAGTGCTAATTGATAGCCGCGTTCAAACAGGCTGCACATCGCCGCCGGGTTGAACGCCATGCTGTCTTCCGGGATCGGCCAATCCTGAGGGATGGCCGCCATGCGAAAGTCCATGCCCGTGACCAACGTCAACGTGTGGATGCGCACCAGGTCGTTGCGCGTCTGTGCGTGCGTCAGCGTACTCAACGATCGGCCGGCAATTTTCAGCACGCGATCTTCCACGCACTTCGGATCGGGAAACGATTTGCCCGCGACAATCACATACACGCACGAGCCGGCCAGCGGTTGCGCTCCGCCGGCGAATTCGGACGCGTCGATCGGGACCAACGAAGCGCGAAAGAAGACCTGCGCCGTGGTGCCGCCGTCGACATGCATCTCGGTAAAGCGCTGATCGTTGACCGAGACATCAATCGGCACGGGCGGAAAGAAGCCAGGGGGCGAAGCCGACGCCAGAATCACTTGCCGATACAGCGCGAGCGAGTCCGCCGTACCGCTTGCCGCGATCGCCCCCATGTCCCAGATCACCAGCCGGCCGGTGTCCAGGTTCGTCGTGCCGATAAACAGCCGGCGCCCCTGGGCGTGCGCTTGGGCCACTTCACACAACAATTGCGGCGTCACGGTGGCCGCGATGGCGCGCTCCAGCGGCGCCGACGACACGAACGCGTCCGAACACAAGGCGACCGGCTTCAGACGCTTGTGGTAAACATCCGCGGTCGTCGTATGAGTATAAAACTGCCGCACCGCACCATCGTATTGCGGTCCCAGAAAGGCGTACGTCGCGATCAGGGCGCCGGTGCTGACGCCGGTGACAATGTCGAACTGCGGGCGTTGTCCGCTGGCGGTCCAACCATTGAGGATTCCCGCCGAAAATGCGCCATAGCTTCCGCCGCCCGAGAGCGCGAGGACGTTGTGTTTCTTGCCCGCCGGGTTCAACCCTTCCGGATGCGCTGGCTTGATTCGCGCGAAGGCCGCTAGAAAGGTCTCGTGCTCTTGGGCGTAATCGGTCTCTCCCGTCGAATTCAGGTCGACCGCCGCACCGGAGACCAGCAATCCGGTCGGCACACAGGCGCGATAGTTGGTACAGCCCGCTGCCAAAGCGAAACAGAGCAATGCCGTGACGAGCGGCAGCAATACCCGGCCTTGCGGGGAGAGAACCGGCAAGGGCTTTGGCCTGTTTCGTTCCATCGAGTCGCCCGCGCGCCTGCCCAAACGCCGATTTGGGCAAAAGATATCCCGGCAACTATACCCCCACCATTTCAGGTGCGCGCGGTGGGGATCAACATCCGAGACAAATTGCCACCATGGCGCGCTCGCGCTGCACGGCAACACCGGGATATCTTTCGCGGGCCAAATACTTTCGCCGCGCAATACAGCTTACGCAATCACGACGGTCGCTACTCGGCCGCCTTCGCTGGTTTGCGCTTGAGCGTTCCGTGTGGGCGTTCGCCGGGCTTACCCCCGCTGTAGCCAACGAAGGACGAATCCAAGGTATTCGCATCCTTGATTTGCATGGTCCCTTCGTGGACGTGTGCGTCGGTTGCAGGGTCGAAATTCGTTCCGCCCTGGAAGACGAATTTGATCTCGCCCGGCTTGTTGCTCTTCTCGAAGCGCAAGATCGGCGCGTTCTGTAACGCGCAGTAATGTGTGAGCAACAACTTGTCGCCATCCATGTGGTAGATCGAAATCATCTCCATCGGCTCGCCTTCGAAAATCGTCTCCATCACAGCGCTGCCGGCTGCTGTCGGCCGGAAGTTGACCGCATGCGACTTGCCGCCGTGGTCGTGATCGCCTCCGGACCGTTCCCACTCGCCGGTTAGCGTCTTCAAAAACTCGAACGCCGAATCGGCATCGTAAACAACTGACTGAGGACTTTTCTTCGGCGCATCTTCCGATTTCGAGTTGTCTGCCCCCATAGTCCAGTCCGACAACGAAAACAGGACCAGAGTCGCAGCAAAAGATTTCATCTTCATCGGATCATCTCCTTGGGCGCAGGGAGGAACGAGCGCCTAACGGCGGTTGGCACCCTTCGGTTATCAATCTGAAACAGACCCGGATCAAGTCCCGTCGACAAAAAAACGCGGCCGCGGGCTTTCTGCCCGCTGCTTACTGCCTACTTATTGCACCCGCACCAGCTTCATGATGCGCCCCGCGACGTTCCAGTCTTGCACGTACAGGTTCCCATCCTTGTCCCAGCTCGATCCGTGCGTGCCGGAAAAAATGCCCTCGATCCAATGTTCCTGTGGGACATTGAAATTCATCCGCGCTGCCGGATCGGCATTATGACCCAGCACGGCGATGATCGTGTTGCTCTTGTCGAGAATCACCAGCCGTCCGTGCAGATCCGGCACCGACACATAGTCCCCCTGCACGACGGCCGACGTCGGCATTCCGAGCCCGGTCACGACTTCGGCGATGAAGTTCCCATCCAGATCGTAATGCAGCAATCGTCCCTTCGGCTCGTGATTGCGATCACAAATTAACAGCCGCGGCGGGTCGTACCGCGTGTCGAGCGTCATGCCGTGCGCGGTGTTGAACTGCTTGAGGTCATTTCCGGGCGAACCGAAATGCATCAGGTACTTGCCCGTCTTGTCGAACTTAAAGATGTGGTTGCTAGCGTAACCATCCGACAGGAAAATATCGCCGTTGGGAGCCATGGTAATCGCGGTCGGGTTGAACTTCTTCAGGTCCAGTCCCGACTCCTTGGGAAAACCCAGCCGCAACACGATTTCACCGGTCTGGGCGTTGAACTTGATTCCCTCGGCGTCGTTGTTGCGTGCTCCGTAGATGTACTCGGTTCCATCCTCGTCACGGATCTTCATGTCGTGGATGTTCGAATGCTTGTCGTCCACGAACGAGCGAATCACCTTGCCATCGGGATTGAAGACGACGACGCCCTTATTGGCGCTGGTGTAGATATTCCCTTCTTTGTCGATCACGACCGAGCCGTGCGTTGGCCCGAGTGCCGAGCGCCCGTCGGGCAACAGCCCCCAGCCCGGCACCGTATCGAAGGTCATCTTGCCGCAACCCATGCGTACTGGCTGCACCTTGTCCGCGGCCAGCACGGGATGCGACATCACCAAGGCCAACGCGAATACGAGCCAAGCGGACGAATTCTTCATGGTTGCGAAATCCTGGTGCGTGGGACGTGCGAAATAAAGGCGCGAGTGCTCGCCAAGCCTCCAACGATAACTTGCCGAGCGCACGAAGAGAATAAGCCGGCCCCGCACGGCCGCCGGCTAGGCCATGATTGCACCGATCGCTCGTCCACTCTCGAACAGCTTCACCGGGCGGCCCGCCGTCGTTGTCACACGACTGTCTGCCGGAAAGCCCAGCAGTTGTAGTGCGGTCGCCGCCAGATCGTCGGGCGAACAAGGGGCATCGGCCGGATCGTTACCACGCGCATCGGAACTGCCATGCACGTATCCGCGCTTCAGCCCACCGCCACTGGCGAACCAGGTCATAACACGCGACCAATGGTCCCGGCCGGCCGTGTTGTTCACGACCGGCGTGCGGCCGAACTCGCCACCGCACAGCAGCAAGGTCTTGTCCGACAGGCCGCGCTGGTCCAAATCGGTAACCAGGGCCGCCAGCGCCTTGTCCAGCGGCGGCAGCAGCCGGCGCAGCGTGGAGAAGTTATCGACGTGCGTATCCCAGCCGGAAGTGCCGACCGTTACGAAGCGCGCCCCCGCCTCGATCAGCCGGCGCGCCACGAGCATGCTGCGCCCCACTTCTCCTTGTCCATACAGCGCAAGCGTGGCCTCGGATTCGCCAGTCAGATCAAAGGCACTGCCAATTCGATTCGATGCCAGAATGTCGTGCGAGTCCAGTTGGAATCGACTAAACGTCGGCACCAGATCCGTTTCGCGATGGCGCTCGACAAACCGGGCATTGAACAGCTCTTGCATGCGGCGGCGCTCGTCCAGTTGTGCCGGGCTCATGCTAGCCGGAAGAACAACGCCGTTGAGGTCATTCGCAGGCTGGTCTTTTGTCCTCATCGCTTTCGCTGCCGAAAAGCGAAACGGATCGTACGCGGCCCCCAGAAACCCGGCGCCGGTGTTGGCGGCCTCGCCGATCGTGAAATACGGCGGCATGCCGGCGCTGGTCGGTAGCAGCTTCGCCGCCAGCGAGCCGATCGAAGGATACGTGAGTGCGGCGCTGGGCTTGTTACCCGTCATGACATATTGTGCGCCGGGCGTGTGGTCGGGAATGTTGTGGTGCAGCGAGCGCATCAACACACCGCGGTTGATGATTTCTGCGGTGCGCGCCAAGTGTTGGCTAAAGCGGACGCCCGGCAACGCCGTTTCGATCGTATCGAACTCGCCACGCACTTCGCGCGCGACGTCCGGCTTGGGGTCCCACATATCGATCGTGGCCGGCCCACCGCCGAGCCAGATCATGATCAGCCCCGTGGCCCGCGCAGACATCCGCTCGGGCGTGGATTCTGCGCGCAGCAAATCGGCCGACCCCACGCCCAGCAATCCGCTCCAGCCGATTTGCAACAGCGTGCGCCGCGAACAACGACTGCCCGTCGATGCGCGATTTCTCATGACAACACCCTCTTCCTGGAACGCGTCGCGCGTTTCATGGTCAGTGAATGGTGATGAACTCTTGCGTGTTGACCAGTCCCCACAGGATGCTTTCGAACGCCAAGCGCCGATCATCGGCTTGCCTAGTGGCCTCGGCGGCAGCGGTCCGTTCCCGGTCAGTTGGCAGACGTGACAACGTGCGCAAGAACAGCTCGTCGATGATCTCGTCCGTTCCCAACCCGGCGTCGAGTAACGGGCCCAGCTCTCCCGCCGAGAGATCAGCCAGCAAATTCTCGTCGCTCATCAAAGCCAACGTCTGGCGAATCGACGGACTGTTGGTCGTCTCGCAGTCGCAGGTCTGCGTACGCTTCGATCGCCCGAAGAGCGTGAGGACGCCATCCCAGCGGTTGCTTCCCAAACTACTGGCGGCGATTTCTACGGCGAGAATGTCCTGAGGAACATTGCCGCCGAAGTCAGGCTTGATGCCGGTCGCGCCGCACCACATATCGATGAACGTTTCAGCCGGCGGCATCCGCACATACGCGCGCGAGAAATAATCCCGATCTCCGCGATTCGTATCGTTGGGCTCGGACGACAACTGCCAGGACGTCGAATTCAGAATCAGCCGCTCAAGCCATCGAATGTCGTAGCCGTGCTGGACGAAATCGCCCGCCAGTTGGTTCAGCAGTTGCGAGTGCGGCGAAGCCTCGGCTGCCGAGATCGAGTCCAGCGGCTCGACCAGCCCACGCCCGAAGTAGTACGCCCATACACGATTCACAAAGTTTCGCGCGAAGAACGGGTTCTGCGCATCGCACAGCCAGTCCGCGAGCGCCACGCGTTCGTCGCGCAATTGCTGCAGCTGACCGGCAGTAGGCACCGGCCCCAGTTCAGGTCCGCCCAGCGCTTTCGGAATTAACCCGTCTCCGGCAAAACCGGCCGTGGCTGTATCGGCCAGATAGACTTCGCGCACGCTGGGCAACGGACGCCCGACCGGTGTTCCTTCGGCCACCTGCCGACGCCGCGCCTCGATCCGGACCGTCACTCGGGCGCGCAGCTCCGGCGACATGTCGAAGCGAACCCGGGAGAAGATGCTGACAAACTGTCGATAATCCTGCTGCGTCCATCGTTCGAAGGGATGGTCGTGGCAGCGGGCACAATTGATCCGTACTCCCAAGAAGCTGGAGGCAATCCGTTCGGCCATCTGCTCGACCGGGTACTTGTCCTCGACGTTCTTCCGACGCCAGAACAAATCGAGAACCTCGCGTTCCGCATAATCGGATTCGAAACCGGCGCGGGCTTGAAGAACAAGCGTCGCCTCGCGATCGATCCAACTCTCGGTTTCCCCCGCGGCATGACTGGTGGCGGTAATGATGCCACGCACCAATTGGTCGTACGGCACGTTGCGTTCAAGGCGCCGGCGCAGCCACTCGTACCACATCTGGGCCCGCTTCGGCTTTAACTCCGCAGGCTCTTCCAAAGTTTCGATGCTGTTGCCCGTGATGTCGCAAAAACGTGTCGCCCAGACCGCGGCGTGCAGCGAATGCGCGAGCAATTCGTCGATCTTGCGACTGCGCTTTTGGGGATCATTGTCCGCAGTGAACGCGCGCACGTCGGCCGGAGTCGGCAATTGCCCGATGGTCGTCAGAGTGAGTCGTCGCAAGAATGTGGCGTCATCGCACAAGACAGACGGCACGATCGCGTGCTCACGAAGGTGGGCAAAGATCTGCTCGTCGATGAAATTCCTCGAGGCCGGCTCTGTCCAGGGAGTGAAGGGGGACTCGCTCGGCTCTGCGGAGTCGTCCGCCACGGCCCCGGGCAGGCAGAACCAGGGGCCCCAGCACAGAGCCCCTGCGCAACACCAGGCGATTAGCAACGTTCGACGCATCCTGTCGCCC includes:
- a CDS encoding patatin-like phospholipase family protein, whose translation is MERNRPKPLPVLSPQGRVLLPLVTALLCFALAAGCTNYRACVPTGLLVSGAAVDLNSTGETDYAQEHETFLAAFARIKPAHPEGLNPAGKKHNVLALSGGGSYGAFSAGILNGWTASGQRPQFDIVTGVSTGALIATYAFLGPQYDGAVRQFYTHTTTADVYHKRLKPVALCSDAFVSSAPLERAIAATVTPQLLCEVAQAHAQGRRLFIGTTNLDTGRLVIWDMGAIAASGTADSLALYRQVILASASPPGFFPPVPIDVSVNDQRFTEMHVDGGTTAQVFFRASLVPIDASEFAGGAQPLAGSCVYVIVAGKSFPDPKCVEDRVLKIAGRSLSTLTHAQTRNDLVRIHTLTLVTGMDFRMAAIPQDWPIPEDSMAFNPAAMCSLFERGYQLALAGREWLDLPPTLEPSQQSIPRSGTRFATP
- a CDS encoding DUF1501 domain-containing protein, whose protein sequence is MRNRASTGSRCSRRTLLQIGWSGLLGVGSADLLRAESTPERMSARATGLIMIWLGGGPATIDMWDPKPDVAREVRGEFDTIETALPGVRFSQHLARTAEIINRGVLMRSLHHNIPDHTPGAQYVMTGNKPSAALTYPSIGSLAAKLLPTSAGMPPYFTIGEAANTGAGFLGAAYDPFRFSAAKAMRTKDQPANDLNGVVLPASMSPAQLDERRRMQELFNARFVERHRETDLVPTFSRFQLDSHDILASNRIGSAFDLTGESEATLALYGQGEVGRSMLVARRLIEAGARFVTVGTSGWDTHVDNFSTLRRLLPPLDKALAALVTDLDQRGLSDKTLLLCGGEFGRTPVVNNTAGRDHWSRVMTWFASGGGLKRGYVHGSSDARGNDPADAPCSPDDLAATALQLLGFPADSRVTTTAGRPVKLFESGRAIGAIMA
- a CDS encoding DUF1549 and DUF1553 domain-containing protein; this translates as MRRTLLIAWCCAGALCWGPWFCLPGAVADDSAEPSESPFTPWTEPASRNFIDEQIFAHLREHAIVPSVLCDDATFLRRLTLTTIGQLPTPADVRAFTADNDPQKRSRKIDELLAHSLHAAVWATRFCDITGNSIETLEEPAELKPKRAQMWYEWLRRRLERNVPYDQLVRGIITATSHAAGETESWIDREATLVLQARAGFESDYAEREVLDLFWRRKNVEDKYPVEQMAERIASSFLGVRINCARCHDHPFERWTQQDYRQFVSIFSRVRFDMSPELRARVTVRIEARRRQVAEGTPVGRPLPSVREVYLADTATAGFAGDGLIPKALGGPELGPVPTAGQLQQLRDERVALADWLCDAQNPFFARNFVNRVWAYYFGRGLVEPLDSISAAEASPHSQLLNQLAGDFVQHGYDIRWLERLILNSTSWQLSSEPNDTNRGDRDYFSRAYVRMPPAETFIDMWCGATGIKPDFGGNVPQDILAVEIAASSLGSNRWDGVLTLFGRSKRTQTCDCETTNSPSIRQTLALMSDENLLADLSAGELGPLLDAGLGTDEIIDELFLRTLSRLPTDRERTAAAEATRQADDRRLAFESILWGLVNTQEFITIH